GCAGGATGACAATTGGTTTGTTTGATAAAGAGCAACTGCTGGGCGCACCATTTAGAGAGTCAGCTTCCAGGCCTGAAAATGTCCCATCATTTCAGCAGCAATTAAAatgataaaattccacccatcctGTTCAATTCTAGgcattgcactttaggaaggataccAATTAAGTACatgaagagggtgcagagatcTACCCGAGTGGTACCAGGGACGAGGGACTTTAGTTATGTTGAGAGATTGGGGAagctgtgtttgctgcccttaGAGCACCGAAGGATAAGAGTAATTTTGATCAAGGTGCTCAAATTCATCAATGGTTTTGATACAGTGAAACATTCCACTAgcagagggtcggtaaccagagggcacaaatccaaggtgattggcaaaaggtccagaggtgagatgagaaaaCATTGTTTTGCACAGCAGTTTGTTGTAGTCTAAaagggatggtggaagcagattccatagtagctttcaaaatggaattttaaaaattcctgaAAGGAAAAAGTTTACATGGAAAAACAGCAGTAACGCTGGCCAAATTGAATAGCTCTACTAAAGAGTCAGCACATGTATGTgaagccaaatagcctccttctctgctgtatcattctatgagtCTAACTCGGGCATTGAATTTTGGACTTTCCTGAGTTGATATGATGCACACATTGACAGTGTAACCCTCTACTACAGCTTCATTAGAGGATGCATGTTCCATTGCCACTTCCGTTATTCTAAGGAATATGTGCACAACAATCTATTCTAGGATTAATACCATTGAGGGATGCAATGTTCTTTAGCTGGTATTAACTGGGGAAATTTTCTTAGGTTCTGTCACTGTTCTACCAAATTCTGTTCCAGATGCCAAGGTCACAAATTAATTTAGCAAATCAGGTTGCTGAGAAGTCTGATGTTTTAGTTTGAATAAGATTAAGTAAGTTTCAAGGTTTTATTTGTAAACCTAATATAAAATCCTAACAGCGTTTTACTTTTGTAGGCCCTTATTCAACAAAGTGAATATCTGGTTGGTAACCAGCTCAGGATTGCTGATCTCAGTGAGCTAGAGATTGTCTTGATATTTGAAGAAAATGATCCCTTCATTCTGTCAGAGTTCCCCCAGCTGTAGATAGTTTATAGATTAAGTCCAGAAGTTTACATGTGATAGAATAAAAAGGACATGAGAAAGAAAAATACCAAAATAAACAGAAGTCCAAAAGGTTATGGTATAAAGAGGACTGTGCAGCCTATTGTCATTTTAATGTAAAATAAAACTCATTTGTGTTCTATTGAATGGATGTCTAGATTTTCTGAGGTTGCTTGTTGCTAAATGCCTTATCGCCAAACTGGAAGAGTGAGCTTATCTCCTGGAATTCTTCAGACTCTCTCTAGAAGCCCCACAGATCCTCCCATGAGTAGGTTTCTGGAATTCAGTTCCCAAACCCTCCAGGTTTGTGCAGGAGCCCACCAGAATTAATGGCAAGAACTTGATGGATTGTCGGATCGACCTAACATAGGATCTAAGATGCACTTCAGAGCCCTGCAGAAGTCACAATGTGTTGACTCCTTGGAAATTTCCTGataagtttgaacttccaatgggcaattcccctctctctctctccgtgaatGTCTCCAACATCTAGTTAGAGGCAGAGACTTCGGGCAGTTGCAATTTACTTACCTAGATAGTTACctgggaaatgttagacagaaaaagcctagtctaacttctgggtaactataccACAGATACCCCAATCACTCAAACTGAGCCCCAACTTCCCCCAACCCAACTTGACTAGCTCCCACCATCCGACTACAACTCAGACCCAACCTGACCAGCCCCCAATCTGCCAgccactcccaaccccacctgTCTACCCCTaaatccacctacccactcacccactatccaccctacccacctaccaccctatccaCATCTCACCCTACCAACTAACACCCTATCCACTTCTCACACTAccaacctgccaccctatccacttAACTCACCTAACTGCCCATTCACActgacatttaaacttaccttacaaaagctagtgccataaaaaaggggtgTGGCTTTTGCACTGATTCCCCTCAATGCTCTCTGAATGGATTCCTGCACTAAGGGAGTTCTTCTGCATCATGAATCGCAAGTCTGGCTTTTTTCAGTGCATCCAAGTAAATGGGTTGTTTTCTGTCAGATCAGTACAGGACTCGGTGGTTCCAATTCTGATCAGAAAATTTGGGCCAGTGATTGATCTCCGAAGCTCTGCTGCCATGGCTTGGCAGAAACAGTCCTGCATGCACAGTTCACATCAGCAGGCACTGGCAATTGTGACTTGTAAGCAAACTGTGCTGTCTGAACCCTGCTAATTTTCCCACTCCCCACTCCGCTTGGTGCTTGACAGTGATGCTGATGCAGCTAAATGAGAGCTATGTACCTCAATGCACAGACTGCAGcacttcagggagctgcccaACCATCacattggggatggacaataaacgttGCCCTTGttaacgatgcccacatcccaagaatgattggtaaatggtacaattttaacaAAGGGTGCAAGAAATGAGGGACATGGACAaacctttgaaggtgacaggacaggttaacAGAAGCCTATGGGATCCTGGGATTTACAAATAGTATAGAGTTTGCCAAATCTCTATAAAACATTACTTTGGGCcccactggagtattgtgtccaattatgGGCATCACACGTCAAGAATGATGTGAAGGCTTTGAAGAGGGTAGGGGAAGTATACTAGGAAGGTTCCCCAGCTGAGGAATTAAAGTTATgttgatagattggaaaagccaGGATTGTTCTCCTTGCAGCAGAGAAAGCGAAGAAGAGATTTGATTGaagagttcaaaatcatgaagggtttagatagaataaataaagagaaCATTTCCAATGACTGAAGGGTCCATAACCAGAGatcacagatttaaggttactGGCAAAAGGAGCAGAGGTGAAATGAGGTCTTTTTTCCACAAATGCAttgcctgatagggtggtggacAGATTCAATAATAGCCATCAAAAGGGATTAAATAAATCCTTGATGGAGAAAAAGTAGAGAAGTGGGATTAACGGGGTGGCTCTTAGAAAAAGAGGGTGCAGGCAAGATAGGTTGGATGCCCTCCTGTTCTGTACTATACAATGATTCTAAATACTAGCACAAATACTTCAGCTTCGTACAAAGCAGCAGCTTATACGTACTTTGTGCAATAAAATGCTGAGCGGGTCATACAAATCAAGGAGTGGCTGATGGTTATATCATTGCAGCTATATTCAGACTTCATGTTTTAACAATTACCTGAGTGTATTTTGAATTTTCAGTAACCCTAAAGCAAAGATGAGCGGTGTAATATGCAAACAGGATCACTTTACTCACACTTAGCATGTTGCAAAGCTTCAGCTGAAAGTTGGGAGTGCCCAATTTGTGCACCgatacccaggctaatgctgaATGACAATAAAATGGTTAGGATTATACAGCAGGCAATTCCAAAGACAGACCAGTCACCCCTTTCACTTCTGTCTTGGTCCACCAAAACagattttaaactgaggccccacctgccctATCAGATAAGTGTAAAAGATATCTATTtcgaagagtaggggagttagcCCTGgggtcctgatcaatatttattcctcaaaacAAACAAATCTGGTCATTacaccattgctgtttgtgtgagtttgctttagctgctgtatttcctacattttgTCACATTGACGTACTTTGAAATGTAAATTCCTTGGTTGTAAAAgatactaaataaatgcaagtatttattttttccccattcagtaattttttaaaaggcaATATCTGTCTTCTGGTCCTCATGCTGTTTGGAGGGATTAAATGCAAGAATTTAAAAAGctaactggttggagtcatacctaacacaaaggaagatggttgtggttgttggaggtcagtcatctcagctccaggatatcactgccagagttcctcaggatagtgtccttggcccaaccatcttcagctgcttcaatgaccttccttacatcataaggtcagaagtggggatgatcgctgataattgcacaatgttcagcaccatttgtgactcctcagatactgaaacagtccatgtccaaatgcagcaagacctgaataatatccagacttgggctgacaagtggcaagtaacattcacaccacacaaatgccagacaatgaccatctccaacaagagagaatatccaaccatcaccccatgatgttcaatggcattaccatcactgaatccccactatcaacatactgagggtcaccattgagcagaaactgaactgggctagccttataaatactatggctacaagagcaggtcagaagttaggaattgtgtgacgagtaacccacctcctgactccccaaagcctgtccatcatctacaaagcacaagtcaggagtgtgatggaatactcccgacTTGCCTGCacgggtgcagctcccacaatactcaagaagcttgacactgtccaggacaaagcagcccacttgattggcacatccacaaacattcacaccctccaccagaggcactgtagcagcagtgtgtgccatctacaagatgcactacaggaattcaccaaggcttcttcaacaacatcttccaaaacgaaggccactaccatctaggaggagaagggcagcagatagatgggaacaccaccacctggaagttcccctctaagtcactcaccatcctgacttcgaaatatatcaccgttccttcactgtcgccaagtcaaaatcctggaacaccctctccaacagcacaatgggtgtacctgcatcacgggctgcagcggttcaagaaggcagcttgccaccaccttctcaagggcaattagggaagggcaataaaaatgctggctcagccagcgaagcccacatcccataaatgaatttttaaaaactcctgAGGGTCTTAATTTTGTTTGCAGTCCCAGTCCAAACTTAATTGTGTTCAATGCAACTACTGATCAAGTAACAATCCAGATAGGAAAACACAGGTGGTGGTttcttattgaaaaaaaaaaataggcTTATTTCTCAGAAGCTATCAGAGTATGACTTTCAAGGAGAAGTAATTGCATTGGAAGGAATCATTTATTCAGTTACATTTAGTGGTTTAAATGAAGGAGTGAAATTATGTCAGTGTAAAATTCATACACCATCACCAAATCGTAAATCACCACATCTGGGAGGTTTATGAAATTGCATTCCAACTGCATTATGACTGCTACAACCAATACAACAACCTGAAGTGCTTCAGAATGTCTGGGATGCAGAAATTAGTCTTAAGTATGGGCATTGTAAACTCAAACTTCTCGGTCAGTTGGACACTGTGGTCAAGTTTATTTGGCTGACTGCAACCACCAGATGATGTAGTTTTCTTCAATAACTAGAGCCCCAATCTTTCTACATGAGCATGTATGCACAGCACCCTCTATAGGTGACTTCCCAGTGCACATGCTTCAGGGCACTGCCAAGAGTAGGAACAATCTTGTTGAAGAGCATAGGTGGCATTGTGTtgcacccctcactccctgcatgtCCCATTTATTGATTATACAACAGTAAGTGTTAGGTCACTGCGTGTGTGAACTCCTGCAGAGAGTGTAAACCCAAAACTGAGTACTATACAGAAGCAGGGTCTGGCCAAGTCGCAAAGGTGAAACCTGATGCACTTCCCTGAACCAAGTGAAATAATTGAGATTTGTGTGCTGTAACTGAGATTAGGATTAGTAACTACTTATAAAAGACCATTGcattcattttccatttttaaataaatctctatttttaataattgTCATGATGTAATTAATGTTCTAGTCAAGATATGTTGCCATGATAAAGGCTCTAATCTTTTCTTCATCCTACATTTGCTGACAGGGCTTAAGATACTTCACTTACCCATGGACACAGCATTTGGTCAGGCACATGCATTTGGTGAAAAAAGTGAATGCAATTCTGTCATCCACTGATAGATTACTGACCAGACAGCTTGTGGCTATAAATCCTTTTAAGATTCACCTTAAACTTTTAACTTAGACTCATCACCAAAAGAACACAACTATGATTTAAAATCAAAGTCTGAAATAAACCAATAAGTCCAAAAGTTTAATCAACTGCATGTGGGATGTATTACAGTGATTCAAACATTTAGAAAGGGCAAAACATATTAAGGTCCCCTAATATCTGTACACCTACACATCTGGTAATAATGTTCATAAATTTGTTTTATACATTAGTCTAAGAATTACTTTGTCAGTGATGCCATCTGAAAAGGGGATGCATGCCAGCTTGTTACAACTTTGGCCCAACTTCATTAGTACACAAAGTAATATAAATACAAACAATTATTGCTACAGTAGATATCTCTGATTGAACTGTTACTTTGTATCAAGTTTTGACTTCTCTAGAATTATTTTGCAGAGTAGTTACCATCTAAAGATGATCCTAGAGTAAAAACATTTATAGCAATTCTGTATTACGTTGTAGTGAGTTGATTGTAGATTTAAAGCATCACAATTACCAATCGTAGAACCATAAACAAGCTGCAAGGAAGAAAAGTATTTTAGAGATTTTACTGCATATAAAGTTGGATAGCATGGCGATAAGGGCAACAAATGTAAACTACATCTATTTCCAAAGATTTCGACTTTGTACCTCAGCCACTCACAGGGTGGGAGATGGGTTACATCACATCAAAGTCAACAATTCCCAAGCACCGAGTCTCTGATCAAGGAATTAACTATTTGTATCCAACAGTCTCACTTCTTTCACACCCCTCAGCATCTTGCCACACGAGTTATACTcccattttttaatatttttgcttCCTCAAAGTGCATTATTTaacacttctctatattaaatttACATTTATTAACTGTCTGCCCATTCTCTAACATGCCTATGTTCTCCTGAAGTTAGTTTTATGTTTTATAAATACTCCTTGTTGTTTGCTAAACCTTCTagttttgtgtcaccagcaaattctTAGGTATGAGATAGTTTAAGTTTCAGCTGATTTGTTGCACATTACATTGAAGTCCGAAACAAGGTTAGAAGTATTACCTGATACCAGCGATGAGACCGGCGGGTATTAACTTTCCAGACCTTCTATAGCGCACACCCATTACTGTGGTCAAAATTCCTGCAGTTACTGTTATAGAAAAAAAGATTATTTAAGCAACTAGAAGCAGCAACTGATTTGTTCATCTACAAGTTCTATCCAAAAATACTAATTTTGATGATTAGAAATCTTCCTGTCATAAAGGACATCACCACACAGAAAGCAACACTCTGGAAGCACTACTTGTCAGAAATGCTGTTAACATGTTGACTTGAGTTGGAATATTCATTGGCTAATTCCACAGTTTCTCGTAACAGCAGCTTATAACAGTACTATAATCTTCCTCCCAGCTCAGTCAAAGCAGGAGTGGTGTGATTGTTTTGCACACTGCTCATAGACATACATTATTTGCTTTCTTTTTGATGATTTTGGATTACTTGACAACATTTTTATGCATTTCCATTCCATAGCCTCACAACTGCAACGATGATTCTGTCTGAAGAATCAGCAAAAACACAGTATGAATTACACCAAGTTACATCAACCGTACTGCAAAGAGGCCAATCAACACACCTGGTCCATTCTGGAATTCATGTTCCATAAATTTCCTCTTGCCCTATTTCATCTATCAACTTATCCTACTAtccctgtctccctcatgtgcttatcttgcttgcccttaaatgcatctatgctatttgcttcaGTTACTTCCTACatattccacattctaatcattTCATAGGTGAAGTAGAATCTACTGAATTTCCTGCTAGATTTATTGATGACTACCCTTAAAGTTATTGTCTCTAGTTTTGGActgcctcccctctccccaccctaaGTGGAAACAATATGAATTTAAACAaaatttcaattctatccctctagaaatgaaccccaggGCTTGATCTGCTTTTCTTAAAGAAAAATGTCCTTACTAACCTGTGTCACTACTTtgtgatttttgtttttgaaccCATGTATTCCTTTGCTCCTCTATCCCATTTAGGCTCTTATTATCTAAGGGATATTTGGTCTGCTTATTCTATTAAAATGCACCACCTTACACCATAATGGAATTTATTTTCCAACTACATGTTCATTCTGTCTTATTCATTTTCTTCTGGCGTTTTGATACTTTGTTCCTTTGTTTTAACTAGACCAACAAATTTGGTATAACTGGCAAATTTTGAAAGTGTGCACCTGATTTTAGAGTCCGAATCTGAAACGGTCGCAGCATCAATCCCTCTGGAACTTCACTTTTCACCAGTCTGAGTAACTTCCCTTAACCCCTACTTACCCTGTTTTCTGGTTTGTAGCCAGTTGCAtacaagttttttaaaaatatcaaacaCATTTTCCCACGGACACAGAAGCACAAAGAAACAGTGGCTAAAGCAGCTGTGGTAATTCAAGCACTGCATTGCATTGTGATTCCTTTTGGTTATGGTGTCATTCTCAGAAGTATATGCTCTATATAAAGCACCAGCAAAAgcatttccctttttaaaaaacacacacgACCCTAAAAGTAGTTTTCAAATATTtgctaaaatgacattttactttGAGCATTCCCTTAAATGTGTAACTACTTTAGTAAGCTGGGCGGGGGAGAAGGGAAGGGTTGCTGCATAATGGGTGGTGCAGTCACTTAGACTCTGGACTTGCACCTTTGGAATTGCTCTTAATTCCGTCCCAGACTGTTGGTATGCAAGGCTCCTCTGAATGCGAGCTGCGAGCACAAAATGAATCTCAGCCTCAATCTAGTTCCCATCAGGAATAATGCACAATAAATAAGCACAGGAATAGAGCCTTatgccccctcaagcctgctctgccattcaaataaGAGCTTCTACTTCAACTTGACTTTTCTGCCCTaccccccatatccctcgatttccttagagccaaaaaaaaaaacaactaccCTTAATATGACCCTAATCAGAAAGCTCATCGAGTGAAGCTGCCAGGTGCCACTGTAAGGAATTGAAATCGTCACACTGATGCAGTAGAGAGTAATGATCTGAAGCTAGGTCTAATGCAGACTGTTGTTGATGGTCTGCATTAAGCAGGATAAAGTATATCACTTTTTAACTAAGCCAGAATAAAAATTATACAGCATGGAGCAATTCAATTTCCAGTTGGACAATTTATTGAGATGCAGGGATAGTTAACAAAATCAAGTCAAATTGCTTTACTCGAAGAAGTCTTGAGTGTTGATTACTACAAATAACTTCCTGGTGATGATAAACTTAAGGGCTCTAAGTTGTgccagctatataaatacgaAATACTGCAGAGGCAAATGATTAATATTGGCTATGACTCATGCTTTATTCTCAACAAACCATCAGTCCTAATGGGCACTGCATGTACACAACTAAGCTTGAACTCAAATTTATATTTGACTTTAATTTCAGCTTTAAGCTTTATACGAGGCCAGAGAGTAACAGAGACATCATGAAAAGTGGAACAAAATGAAAATCTCACTCGCTAGGAACTTAAACCAGAGTTATCCCATTCTTAAATTTATTTTTGTGAAAATATAAACCACCATTCTACATCAAACACATACACTGTATGAGACAATTAAAAACAGCAGAAACCGGTTTGTTTTTCCTTAGGATTGACTACGAATTTATATTTCAAGCAAAAAAGAAAATTTATTTTGCAGCACAGTTGGAAGATGCATTTTCCAGTGTGGACTGTGTCATAAAGACCTAAATACCAGGGAACGAGCCAGTCTTAATCCCTGCTTGGTGCCAAGGAAGGTGATTTTTAACTCATCCATCTGTTAGGATTCTATCCTATTCCAATTCTCAATGCCATTCAgtggattcctgctcctgtgcACAATCCAGTGTAGTAAAGTTTGTAAGCAGAAGTTCGGTGAGGCCAGGATTCAGCTCAGTTCTGATGCAAGCCCCAAAATCAGACCAAACAGCTCTCACATACAAAATGGTCACTCAGACAAGGACTCAGTGTAAGTGCTCTGCATCAAAATTCAGGAAAAACAGGAGGATGCAGAAACAAATGCCCCCGCAAAACATTGATAAATAGTTATCTAAAAATGTTATCAATTAACTTTAGTTTAGATATGCAATTTCTATTCTTTTTATGTATAAAAATTAAGCTCAGGAACTTACTCAAGGAAATCTTCACATTTTGCGGGTCATTTGAAACTTGATAAGCACCGTATCCTGCTAGAGATCCAAAAAGCAGTCCAGAAATTAAAGACATCACACTCCCTGGGAAAAAAAAAGTACAAATTATTTCTTTTACCTttttccaacccctcccctcccctccccaccccaaagcCTTTGGCTCCAGGCATCCAAGTCAGTCATACAAGAGCAGGCAAATGCTGTTCCATGATAGCTCACTACTAAATTAACTGGAAGTACAAGATTATTCTCACCAATAGTAAAACTCAGATTGCCTTTTGCTCAAAGTTACACTGGTACTTTATTCGGCAGTGAGGGCATGTGGAATACAATCAGAATGAAGATTATGAAGTTTACAAATTAAGTGAAATAAATTTGAAACCAAACAAAACAGGATGGTGTGTTAGGTCACTGAACATCCATCCAACAAAGGAAGAAGCTGGAGCCAGTCTGCCTTCAAACTAGGTTTATTCACGAAATCCACTATCACAGAAGTGTAGACAACTTTTCTCTTCATCACAGGTGAAACTGGTTCTTATATACCCTAATCTTTCCTCAATTAGTATCAGCTGCTCTTAATCGCAACTAGAGCATGCACGCAGTTGTCACAGTATTTGCAACATTAGCATAGTGCAGTGGGTTAATCAGAATCTTCCACCTCTGACACATGAGTACCAAGCCACCTCTTCTCCTGGTTTCACAATTTCTGGAGTAAACTTAAGTTCAAATTGTTTTTTTGTGTGGGAACTAGTGCATCAAACAAAGGTTTCTTTAATGCAGCAGCGAACAGTAGTGGACTGACAAATCTCTGAGCTTGTAACAACGACTGATGAGCAATGGGAAAATGAACACTGATGCTTTTCTGAGGATGGGTAAGGGTGCGGCTGGCCCTTTAGCCCAGTCCAAAATAACATGGAGCAGGGCAGTTAAAAAAACAATTGCAAAGACTAGAGGAACTAGGGTTTGTTACCCTTGAAAGAAGGTTACTGATGGGAAATTTCAAAGTATTTGAGATATAAGTGGTACAGATAAACTAAATCCAGAGTACTGCTTTAAATTGAGTGACAACAGTTGGACAAGAAATCAAACCAGCAAAGGGCAAATTAGGGACACGGAAGGAAATTCCTCACATGAAGAGTGCTGAGGGTAATAGTGCATGAGAGGTGAAAATCTTATAAAGGTGGTCATTCAAGAATCAAAAGATTCTGCAGGTAGTTCTTTTTGGGCGGATGAACTAGAATGCAAGGTCTTACTTATCTGTACTCATCTTAGGAAATATCTAACACCAAGAATTGTTAACAACATCCATATAAGTGTGTTACCTCTCCGAGTGTATCCTAGGATGCCACCCACTGTCACAATAGCAGCATAGGAATAGCTTATCCAATCGACTGGCATTCTTCAATTCTgccaggggaagagggagggggaagagaaagaaaaatcttATCTTTGATAGCAGTTTTTACTTTGAAAAAGAAACGCAAACAAAAGATTAAATGCAGCAGAAAACAGCAGCATTCTGTTTTTACTTCCTTTTCTATTTAGGTCTCCCCAAGAGGGCAGCTGGGTGGCCTGTTCCCAGGCCTCTGCCAATGTCACTCAATCACTAGAGATGCACAAACATGGCCTGGAGAAAGTTTCCTTACTTTTTCTGTGGGAAAGTATCAGGAATGCTTAATACCTCCCCATCAATGGTCCAAGGACATACTGTGTCGGGAATCGGATAAGACACCCAAGCTCCATCATCCTGTGGGATGGTATATTCATACTGCTTCAATTAGCCAGTGCATGACTGGCAGACTGAACAGATATTGTGGAGACGGCTGCAATTTTCTGTAGTCTCACAGCAACTAATTATAGCTCAGACAGCATCTTGTTCAATGACATTAAGTTTACAAAATCTAGTTGAATATATTcttgggaggtgagttacatgaCCTCCTGCTTCCAacaatctcacccaatcaaacaacaatTTTTCTCATCCCCAATATTTTTCTAACTAATAAAAGCAAGTGCTCAATGAAAAAAAGATTACAATTTTTCTTCTGGGTTCCTCGCAATGGTATTCAGGAGATTAATCTTTATTTCCGAGAGACTTCAGAACAATCCTAGAGGGCTGGAAACCTTAAATGGCACTTGATATTTTTTTGTCAAGACCGTTCCAAATAATATCGTATTCAACGGTTCCTGTCAAAAATGCTGCAATGTGCTGCACCAGAGGAGTGCGACA
The genomic region above belongs to Carcharodon carcharias isolate sCarCar2 chromosome 5, sCarCar2.pri, whole genome shotgun sequence and contains:
- the zgc:163080 gene encoding transmembrane protein 14A; this translates as MPVDWISYSYAAIVTVGGILGYTRRGSVMSLISGLLFGSLAGYGAYQVSNDPQNVKISLITAGILTTVMGVRYRRSGKLIPAGLIAGISLFMVLRLVIVML